The following are from one region of the Stigmatella ashevillena genome:
- a CDS encoding substrate-binding domain-containing protein yields MKPRGLIIIGLLAAVGGVLHLSHWGGKPENLESGGNGSPAPAPERVQERTEISFLYSTEKKAWVEEAAAAFQKTHPSIRVYLVERGSLDAAQAILDGRERPTVWSPADTAVLRMLESDWATDPERGPLFARQGDDAPQSLVITPLVFVVWEDRAKVLLEAGGGKQISWKTIHRAVASDQGWPSVGGQEAWGFVKMGQTDPTRSNSGLQAMLLATFEYHHKRAGLTVGDVLDAKYQEWIRQMERGVARFETSTRMLMTDMVRFGPSRYDIAVVYENLAIWQISNAKERWGNLRVYYPPMTLWSDHPAVVLQADWVTPRQQEAARQWLAYLRSHPVQERALAFGFRPADPSVPIKTGDAANPFLRFADHGIQVDVPPAVEVPEGPVVRNLLTMWTRVVGTR; encoded by the coding sequence ATGAAGCCCAGGGGCCTCATCATCATTGGCTTGCTCGCGGCGGTGGGGGGGGTGCTCCACCTGTCCCACTGGGGCGGGAAGCCGGAGAACCTGGAGTCCGGGGGGAACGGGAGCCCTGCTCCGGCGCCAGAGCGGGTGCAGGAACGCACGGAGATCTCCTTTCTCTACAGCACGGAGAAGAAGGCCTGGGTGGAGGAGGCGGCGGCAGCCTTCCAGAAGACCCACCCCTCCATCCGGGTGTACCTGGTGGAGCGCGGCTCGCTGGATGCGGCCCAGGCCATTCTCGATGGGCGGGAGCGGCCGACGGTGTGGAGCCCGGCGGACACGGCCGTGCTGCGGATGCTGGAGTCGGACTGGGCGACGGATCCGGAGCGAGGGCCCTTGTTCGCGCGGCAGGGAGACGACGCGCCGCAGTCGCTGGTCATCACGCCCCTGGTGTTCGTGGTGTGGGAAGACCGGGCGAAGGTGCTCCTGGAGGCGGGAGGGGGCAAGCAGATCTCCTGGAAGACGATCCACAGGGCTGTAGCGAGTGATCAGGGCTGGCCGTCCGTCGGGGGCCAGGAGGCGTGGGGCTTCGTGAAGATGGGGCAGACGGACCCGACGCGCTCGAACTCGGGCCTTCAAGCGATGTTGCTGGCCACGTTCGAGTACCACCACAAGCGCGCGGGCCTGACGGTGGGGGATGTGCTGGATGCGAAGTACCAGGAGTGGATCCGGCAGATGGAGCGGGGCGTGGCGCGGTTCGAGACCTCGACGCGCATGCTCATGACGGACATGGTCCGGTTTGGGCCCTCCCGGTATGACATCGCGGTGGTGTACGAGAACCTGGCCATCTGGCAGATCTCGAACGCGAAGGAGCGGTGGGGAAACCTGAGGGTGTACTACCCGCCGATGACGCTGTGGAGTGACCACCCGGCGGTGGTGCTGCAGGCGGACTGGGTGACGCCCCGGCAGCAGGAGGCGGCGCGGCAGTGGCTGGCCTACCTGCGAAGCCACCCCGTGCAGGAGCGGGCGCTCGCGTTCGGGTTCCGTCCCGCAGATCCCTCGGTGCCCATCAAGACGGGGGATGCGGCGAATCCGTTCTTGCGGTTCGCGGACCACGGCATCCAGGTCGATGTTCCGCCCGCGGTGGAGGTCCCGGAAGGCCCGGTGGTGCGCAACCTGTTGACGATGTGGACACGGGTAGTCGGCACCCGGTGA
- a CDS encoding WGR domain-containing protein, producing the protein MRRFEFVEGSSAKFWSPELKDNTFIVTYGRIGTAGQRKEKAFPDAESASREYERKVAEKVREGYREVTEGDAPAPAASPAAPPAAAPRPVLPPRVRPRVPTAQQQEAAAQALSALASELGGRSWHVARQVKRARRALRMLGGADLPPQSPLRPVLDSLMARVVEPQGKPRLPLRLALLLLAELDVAAFVRATQQWKGAKAASLGALTQEVEALGEPELALRLGLLLTERPELRGSSEAGWQQRWEGFKPHLEAHVRAAGGSLPAHLRAIDAGGDAHLSRRLAQMRA; encoded by the coding sequence ATGCGCAGGTTCGAGTTCGTCGAAGGGTCCAGTGCCAAGTTCTGGAGCCCGGAACTGAAGGACAACACCTTCATCGTGACCTATGGGCGGATTGGCACCGCGGGTCAGCGCAAGGAGAAGGCCTTCCCCGACGCGGAGAGCGCGAGCCGCGAGTACGAGCGCAAGGTCGCGGAGAAGGTGCGCGAGGGCTACCGCGAGGTGACCGAGGGGGATGCCCCGGCGCCTGCTGCTTCGCCCGCCGCCCCACCCGCCGCCGCGCCGCGCCCCGTGCTTCCCCCGAGGGTTCGTCCGCGGGTGCCGACCGCCCAGCAGCAGGAGGCGGCGGCGCAGGCGCTCTCGGCGCTGGCGTCCGAGCTGGGCGGACGGAGCTGGCACGTGGCTCGCCAGGTGAAGCGGGCCCGCCGGGCACTCCGGATGCTGGGCGGTGCGGACCTCCCGCCCCAGTCCCCCCTGCGGCCCGTGCTCGATTCGCTCATGGCCCGGGTGGTGGAACCCCAGGGCAAGCCGCGGCTGCCGCTCCGGCTCGCCCTGCTGCTGCTGGCCGAGCTGGATGTGGCGGCCTTTGTCCGGGCCACGCAGCAGTGGAAGGGAGCCAAGGCGGCGTCTCTTGGCGCCTTGACCCAGGAAGTGGAGGCGCTGGGAGAGCCGGAGTTGGCGCTGCGCCTGGGGTTGCTGCTCACCGAGCGTCCCGAACTGCGCGGCAGCTCCGAGGCGGGATGGCAGCAGCGCTGGGAGGGATTCAAGCCGCACCTGGAGGCGCACGTTCGCGCGGCCGGGGGAAGTCTCCCGGCGCACTTGCGCGCCATCGACGCGGGAGGGGATGCGCACCTCTCGCGGCGGTTGGCCCAGATGCGGGCCTGA
- the dnaE gene encoding DNA polymerase III subunit alpha: MSFTHLHLHTLYSLLDGAIRMKDLIKTVKEKGMSSVAVTDHGNMFATIDFYKKAKDAGIKPIIGMEAYVAGTKGREDRSEKVAHHLILVAQNAEGYANLRYLSSTAYMDGFYYHPRIDKKVLAQHSKGLFALTACLGGEVTSACFRGDMDHARRAATEYKDIFEPGHFFLEVQSNGIPEQDKANENLKQLSRDLDIPLCATADAHYIKREDARAHELLMCIASGKTLADGKRLRHSTDKLYVTSPQEMLEFFKDIPEAVHNTQVIAEQCNLELKLGKPMLPTFKVPDSHTPDSFMAELAFEGLHERFKELHHAGAKFDPDMYRARLNLELSVIQKMGFSGYFLIVQDFINWAKKANIPVGPGRGSGAGSLVAYALRITDLDPLPYNLLFERFLNPERVSMPDFDIDFCQDRRDEVIKYVSQKYGEMNVGQIITFGSLKAKSVLRDVCRVFGLPFSEGDRIAKLVPEVLGITLKEAIEQEARLKEMMEKPSNVGEVEGKPVTTKDVLEIALALEGLHRQPGMHAAGVVIADKPLWEFVPVYQPPGEKTLITQFAKDEVEAAGLVKFDFLGLKTLTVIQNALDLINRTPPNGKKIERQDIPLHDEKMWELMADGDTAGVFQMESSGFTEMVMKLRPSCFEDVIAAGALYRPGPLDSGMVDVFINRKHGREPVSYPHPDLEPVLKDTYGVIVYQEQVMQISQVLGGYTLGRADLLRRAMGKKKAEVMQAERAGFLEGCKKNNVDLKVAGEIFDLMEKFAEYGFNKSHSAAYGLITIHTAWLKAHFPVEFMAALLTSEKDNTDKVVRHIGEAREAGHQVLPPDVNQSDMAFGAVEGKIRFGLGAINGVGEGAIESIVEARKDGFFKGLFDFCERVDSRRVNKKVLEALVKAGAFDFEKRPRRQLFETIERAMNRGSASQKDKAAGQSSLFGMLAGPASGSGGGMKDDYAQAEEWPEKERLAFEKDAIGFYVSGHPLHQYDKELKRYARPVTSVQRARRDEKITVGGIVAALRERPTKTGKRMAWVTLEDLSGSIELVCFPGKEGGRSMMGKDGKWTKGGPKPGYENWETLLKGDDPILVSGTVQISQRDEESPTAELIVEDIQSLKVVREKRTKRLELRVPADLLTEERLSKLTQLGKQYAGATPVAVSVLFPGEAEALIGGTALKVQVTDELLLAVDKLFGMRVVELG; this comes from the coding sequence ATGTCCTTTACCCATCTTCACCTGCACACCCTGTACTCGCTTCTGGATGGGGCCATCCGGATGAAGGACCTCATCAAGACGGTCAAGGAGAAGGGGATGTCGAGCGTGGCCGTGACGGACCACGGCAACATGTTCGCCACCATCGACTTCTACAAGAAGGCGAAGGATGCCGGCATCAAGCCCATCATCGGCATGGAGGCGTACGTCGCCGGCACCAAGGGCCGTGAGGACCGCTCGGAGAAGGTCGCCCACCACCTCATCCTGGTGGCCCAGAACGCGGAGGGCTACGCGAACCTGCGCTACCTGTCGTCCACGGCGTACATGGACGGCTTCTATTACCACCCGCGCATCGACAAGAAGGTGCTGGCCCAGCACAGCAAGGGGCTCTTCGCGCTCACCGCGTGCCTCGGCGGCGAGGTGACCAGCGCGTGCTTCCGCGGGGACATGGATCACGCCCGGCGCGCGGCGACGGAGTACAAGGACATCTTCGAGCCAGGCCACTTCTTCCTCGAGGTGCAGTCCAACGGCATCCCCGAGCAGGACAAGGCCAACGAGAACCTCAAGCAGCTCAGCCGGGATCTCGACATCCCGCTGTGCGCCACCGCGGACGCGCACTACATCAAGCGCGAGGACGCGCGCGCGCACGAACTGCTCATGTGCATCGCCAGCGGCAAGACGCTGGCGGACGGCAAGCGCCTGCGGCACTCCACGGACAAGCTCTACGTCACGAGCCCCCAGGAGATGCTGGAGTTCTTCAAGGACATCCCCGAGGCCGTCCACAACACCCAGGTCATCGCCGAGCAGTGCAACCTGGAGCTCAAGCTGGGCAAGCCCATGCTGCCCACCTTCAAGGTGCCCGACAGCCACACCCCGGACAGCTTCATGGCGGAGCTGGCCTTCGAGGGGCTCCACGAGCGGTTCAAGGAGTTGCACCACGCCGGGGCCAAGTTCGACCCGGACATGTACCGGGCACGCCTCAACCTGGAGCTGAGCGTCATCCAGAAGATGGGGTTCAGCGGCTACTTCCTCATCGTCCAGGACTTCATCAACTGGGCCAAGAAGGCCAACATCCCCGTGGGTCCGGGCCGTGGCTCGGGCGCGGGCTCCCTGGTCGCGTATGCGCTGCGCATCACCGACCTGGATCCGCTGCCGTACAACCTGCTCTTCGAGCGCTTCCTCAACCCCGAGCGCGTGTCGATGCCGGACTTCGATATCGACTTCTGCCAGGACCGGCGCGACGAGGTCATCAAGTACGTCTCGCAGAAGTACGGGGAGATGAACGTCGGGCAGATCATCACCTTCGGCAGCTTGAAGGCCAAGAGCGTGCTGCGCGACGTGTGCCGCGTGTTCGGCCTGCCCTTCAGTGAAGGCGACCGCATCGCCAAGCTCGTTCCCGAAGTGCTCGGCATCACCTTGAAGGAGGCCATCGAGCAGGAGGCCCGCCTCAAGGAGATGATGGAGAAGCCCTCGAATGTCGGCGAGGTGGAGGGCAAGCCCGTCACCACCAAGGACGTGCTGGAGATCGCCCTGGCGCTGGAGGGGCTGCACCGCCAGCCCGGCATGCACGCCGCCGGCGTCGTCATCGCGGACAAGCCGCTGTGGGAGTTCGTCCCCGTCTATCAGCCCCCGGGTGAGAAGACGCTCATCACCCAGTTCGCCAAGGACGAGGTGGAGGCGGCGGGCCTGGTGAAGTTCGACTTCCTGGGCCTCAAGACGCTCACCGTCATCCAGAACGCGCTGGACCTGATCAACCGGACCCCGCCCAACGGGAAGAAGATCGAGCGGCAGGACATCCCGCTGCACGACGAGAAGATGTGGGAGCTGATGGCCGATGGCGACACGGCCGGCGTCTTCCAGATGGAGTCGAGCGGCTTCACCGAAATGGTGATGAAGCTCCGGCCGTCGTGCTTCGAAGACGTCATCGCCGCGGGCGCGCTCTACCGGCCGGGTCCCCTGGACTCGGGCATGGTGGATGTCTTCATCAACCGCAAGCACGGCCGCGAGCCGGTGTCGTACCCGCACCCCGACCTGGAGCCGGTGCTCAAGGACACCTACGGCGTCATCGTGTACCAGGAGCAGGTGATGCAGATCTCCCAGGTCCTGGGAGGCTACACCCTGGGCCGCGCGGACCTGCTCCGCCGCGCGATGGGCAAGAAGAAGGCCGAGGTGATGCAGGCCGAGCGTGCCGGCTTCCTGGAGGGCTGCAAGAAGAACAACGTCGACCTGAAGGTGGCCGGAGAAATCTTCGACCTGATGGAGAAGTTCGCCGAGTACGGCTTCAACAAGAGCCACTCGGCCGCCTACGGCCTCATCACCATCCACACGGCGTGGCTGAAGGCCCACTTCCCCGTGGAGTTCATGGCGGCCCTTCTCACCAGCGAGAAGGACAACACCGACAAGGTAGTGCGGCACATCGGCGAGGCGCGCGAGGCGGGGCACCAGGTGCTGCCGCCGGACGTGAACCAGTCGGACATGGCCTTCGGCGCGGTGGAGGGGAAGATCCGCTTCGGGTTGGGCGCCATCAACGGCGTGGGTGAGGGCGCCATCGAGTCCATCGTGGAGGCGCGCAAGGACGGCTTCTTCAAGGGGCTGTTCGACTTCTGCGAGCGCGTGGACAGCCGGCGCGTCAACAAGAAGGTGCTGGAGGCGCTGGTCAAGGCGGGTGCCTTCGACTTCGAGAAGCGTCCTCGGCGCCAGCTCTTCGAGACCATCGAGCGGGCGATGAACCGGGGCTCCGCCAGCCAGAAGGACAAGGCCGCCGGGCAGAGCTCGTTGTTCGGGATGCTGGCGGGACCGGCCTCGGGCAGCGGCGGGGGCATGAAGGACGACTACGCGCAGGCCGAGGAGTGGCCCGAGAAGGAGCGCCTGGCCTTCGAGAAGGACGCCATTGGCTTCTACGTGTCCGGCCACCCGCTGCACCAGTACGACAAGGAGCTGAAGCGCTACGCCCGGCCCGTCACCTCGGTGCAGCGCGCCCGGCGCGACGAGAAGATCACCGTGGGCGGCATCGTCGCGGCGCTGCGTGAGCGGCCGACGAAGACGGGCAAGCGCATGGCGTGGGTGACGCTGGAGGACTTGTCGGGCTCCATCGAGCTGGTGTGCTTCCCGGGCAAGGAGGGAGGCCGTTCGATGATGGGCAAGGACGGCAAGTGGACCAAGGGAGGGCCCAAGCCTGGGTACGAGAACTGGGAGACGTTGCTCAAGGGGGATGACCCCATCCTGGTCTCGGGCACGGTGCAGATCAGCCAGCGCGACGAGGAGTCGCCCACGGCGGAGCTCATCGTCGAGGACATCCAGAGCCTGAAGGTGGTGCGCGAGAAGCGCACGAAGCGGCTGGAGCTGCGCGTGCCCGCGGACCTGCTCACCGAGGAGCGGCTGTCCAAGCTGACGCAGCTCGGGAAGCAGTACGCGGGCGCCACGCCCGTGGCGGTGAGCGTGTTGTTCCCCGGCGAGGCGGAGGCCCTCATCGGGGGCACGGCGCTCAAGGTCCAAGTGACCGACGAGCTGCTGCTCGCCGTGGACAAGCTCTTTGGAATGAGGGTGGTGGAGCTGGGGTAG
- a CDS encoding sulfatase family protein, translating to MMARLRPSFARSLVLGCRAGLLVFLALYTLCALLNMKLGYQGNESASLQDRVWNEFRGVVLGQVGRLILAYSVLGLTLGAWMGAGLWALRVSRRAVFWGSALGCLAVEIPWVLADMAHHPHLYAATLYERAAWTKALLLAMSGASPSAWRGAALLAVVWVPLAIVLSGGLRPPRWAWVPAALATVLALGYAGGRLWQKAPAPASPRPNLLILAADGLRPDHFSGNGYARPTTPRIDQLMREGAQFRETVVQVPRTGPSWATILTSQWAGEHPLLHTLVGHEAREARLTTLATVLGNAGWQTAVVSDYAGDIFSRFPFGFQRVEAPAFNFPDLIRQRMLVTHVTLLPWTALVPGLFPERGQFPELTDPAPLRRAAQRTLEGFTPEAPFALLVFGSSTHFPYAAPAPDEGRFIAPGYRGPWRFGASPRMELPPDAPPPTPEDIAALAANYDAALVTFDAFVGNMLEELERRGLTDSTLVVLLADHGESLAENGRGLGHGDHLWGGEALHVPFVLRFPGRVAEGRTVTSRARSLDVAPTLLELLGVPAPETFRGRSLAPLIVPGASKEELPELPALIETDLWFSDRDGQPYQQVRLPYPWIYDIAAVEPPQGDIVLKPEWEAPVEAARHRGLYFGRWKLLELPTPKGVKVELYDVVIDPSEQQDVAAQHPEVVATLREQLARERPRSLETR from the coding sequence ATGATGGCCCGCCTCCGTCCCTCCTTCGCTCGCTCACTCGTGCTCGGTTGCCGAGCCGGCCTGCTGGTCTTCCTCGCCCTCTACACCCTGTGCGCCCTGCTCAACATGAAGCTGGGATACCAGGGAAACGAGAGCGCCTCCCTGCAAGACCGCGTCTGGAACGAGTTCCGGGGGGTGGTGCTGGGGCAGGTGGGCCGTTTGATCCTGGCCTACAGCGTGTTGGGCCTCACCCTGGGTGCGTGGATGGGGGCGGGCCTGTGGGCGCTCCGGGTGAGCCGCCGCGCCGTGTTCTGGGGCAGCGCGCTGGGGTGCCTGGCCGTCGAAATCCCCTGGGTATTGGCGGACATGGCGCACCATCCCCACCTGTACGCCGCCACGCTGTATGAGCGCGCGGCGTGGACGAAGGCCCTGCTGCTGGCGATGAGCGGCGCCTCTCCCTCCGCGTGGCGGGGAGCGGCGCTCCTGGCCGTGGTGTGGGTCCCCCTGGCCATTGTCCTCAGCGGAGGCCTGCGCCCGCCGCGGTGGGCGTGGGTACCAGCCGCGCTCGCCACGGTGCTGGCGCTTGGGTACGCGGGCGGGAGGCTCTGGCAGAAGGCCCCTGCCCCGGCGAGCCCCCGTCCCAACCTGCTCATCCTCGCCGCCGACGGACTGCGGCCAGACCACTTCAGCGGCAATGGGTACGCCCGGCCGACGACGCCCCGAATCGATCAGCTGATGCGCGAGGGCGCCCAGTTCCGGGAGACGGTGGTTCAGGTTCCTCGGACAGGTCCCTCGTGGGCCACGATCCTCACCTCGCAGTGGGCCGGAGAGCACCCGCTGCTGCACACGCTCGTGGGCCACGAAGCGCGCGAGGCCCGGCTCACCACGCTGGCGACGGTGCTGGGGAACGCGGGCTGGCAGACGGCGGTGGTCTCCGATTATGCGGGGGACATCTTCTCCCGCTTTCCTTTCGGCTTTCAGCGCGTGGAGGCCCCCGCCTTCAACTTTCCGGATCTGATCCGCCAGCGGATGCTCGTCACCCACGTGACGCTGCTTCCCTGGACGGCGCTGGTGCCCGGCCTCTTTCCCGAGCGAGGACAATTCCCCGAGCTGACCGACCCCGCCCCCCTGCGCCGGGCGGCACAACGCACCTTGGAGGGTTTCACCCCAGAGGCCCCCTTCGCGCTTCTCGTCTTTGGCTCCTCGACGCACTTTCCCTATGCCGCGCCCGCTCCTGACGAGGGCCGGTTCATCGCCCCGGGCTATCGAGGTCCGTGGCGGTTCGGCGCCTCGCCGCGGATGGAGCTTCCCCCGGACGCCCCGCCGCCCACGCCCGAGGACATCGCTGCCCTCGCCGCCAATTACGACGCGGCCCTGGTGACCTTCGATGCGTTCGTGGGGAACATGCTGGAGGAGTTGGAACGACGGGGACTGACGGACTCCACCCTGGTGGTGCTGCTGGCGGACCATGGGGAGTCCCTGGCCGAGAACGGACGAGGCCTGGGCCATGGCGACCACCTGTGGGGCGGTGAGGCGCTCCACGTCCCCTTCGTGCTGCGCTTTCCGGGCCGCGTGGCCGAGGGGCGCACCGTGACGTCCCGTGCCCGCTCCCTCGACGTGGCCCCCACGCTGCTGGAGTTGTTGGGTGTGCCCGCTCCGGAGACGTTCCGGGGCCGGTCGCTCGCACCGCTCATCGTCCCAGGCGCCTCGAAGGAGGAGCTGCCCGAACTCCCCGCCCTCATCGAAACGGACCTCTGGTTCTCCGACCGGGATGGCCAGCCCTACCAGCAGGTGCGCCTCCCCTACCCCTGGATCTATGACATCGCGGCCGTGGAACCGCCCCAGGGGGACATCGTCCTGAAACCGGAATGGGAAGCCCCCGTGGAGGCCGCCAGGCACCGCGGGCTCTACTTCGGGCGCTGGAAGCTGCTCGAGTTGCCCACGCCCAAGGGAGTGAAGGTGGAGCTTTATGACGTCGTGATCGACCCCTCCGAGCAGCAAGACGTCGCCGCCCAGCACCCGGAGGTGGTGGCCACGCTGCGGGAGCAGCTCGCTCGGGAACGGCCCAGGAGCCTGGAGACCCGCTGA
- a CDS encoding NAD-dependent epimerase/dehydratase family protein: protein MRAFVTGGSGFVGQRLIATLCEQGHTVKALGRSEAARAEVRKAGAEPVEGDLSSPEALQRGMEGCEVVFHSAAVVKMWSPRAEIFEANVRGTENVLEAARAAGIQRLVHVSTEAVLMDGTLLTQADETWPLPSRPVGDYASTKSAAERLVLSVNSPTFTTVAVRPRLIWGQGKDSVMAAVTAAVRAGRFWWIDGGHYKTSTCHVANCVEGMLLAAEKGKGGEAYFLTDGEPVDFREFMSALLKSHGVDPGNKSLPRWLAMGMATVSEALWGFLRLPGHPPATRAEMLVVGQEVTVSDAKARRELGYTGRMTREEGLRELAQRAPETARP from the coding sequence ATGCGTGCGTTCGTGACAGGGGGATCCGGATTCGTGGGACAGCGGCTCATCGCCACCCTCTGCGAGCAGGGGCATACGGTGAAGGCGCTGGGCCGCTCCGAGGCGGCGCGGGCCGAGGTCCGCAAGGCAGGGGCGGAGCCTGTCGAAGGAGACCTGTCCAGTCCCGAGGCGCTCCAGCGGGGCATGGAAGGCTGCGAGGTGGTCTTCCACTCGGCGGCGGTGGTGAAGATGTGGAGCCCGCGCGCGGAGATCTTCGAAGCCAACGTGCGGGGAACCGAGAACGTGCTCGAAGCGGCCCGGGCCGCCGGCATCCAGCGGCTGGTCCACGTGAGCACCGAGGCGGTGCTCATGGATGGCACCCTGCTGACCCAGGCAGACGAGACGTGGCCCCTGCCGAGCCGTCCCGTCGGGGACTACGCCTCCACCAAGAGCGCGGCGGAGCGGCTCGTGCTCTCGGTCAACTCGCCCACCTTCACCACCGTGGCCGTCCGGCCGCGCCTCATCTGGGGCCAGGGCAAGGACTCGGTCATGGCCGCCGTGACCGCGGCGGTGAGGGCGGGCCGGTTCTGGTGGATTGACGGAGGGCACTACAAGACGTCGACCTGCCACGTCGCCAACTGCGTGGAGGGCATGCTGCTGGCGGCGGAGAAGGGCAAGGGGGGCGAGGCCTACTTTCTCACGGATGGAGAGCCGGTCGACTTCCGCGAGTTCATGAGCGCGCTGCTGAAGTCGCATGGGGTGGATCCTGGCAACAAGAGCCTTCCGCGCTGGCTGGCCATGGGGATGGCCACCGTGAGCGAGGCCCTCTGGGGCTTTCTGCGGCTGCCCGGCCATCCCCCCGCCACCCGGGCCGAGATGCTCGTGGTGGGCCAGGAAGTCACCGTGAGTGACGCGAAGGCGCGCCGGGAGCTGGGTTACACAGGGCGCATGACGCGGGAAGAGGGACTCCGGGAACTGGCGCAAAGGGCGCCTGAAACCGCGAGGCCGTAG
- a CDS encoding VOC family protein: protein MQTRPFRILGIQQIAIGGLDKGALRGLWVDLLGLQPHDTYRSERENVDEDIVLAGAGPFKVEVDLMQPLNPEGKPRVHEPALNHVGLWVDDLRAAVSWLEGQGLRFAPGGIRKGAAGFDVCFIHPKGNEQFPRGGEGVLIELVQAPPEVVSAFTRFAAGSP, encoded by the coding sequence ATGCAAACACGGCCATTCCGCATCCTGGGCATTCAGCAAATCGCCATCGGTGGACTCGACAAAGGCGCCCTGCGCGGGCTCTGGGTGGACCTGCTGGGGCTCCAGCCCCATGACACCTACCGCAGCGAGCGGGAGAACGTGGACGAGGACATCGTCCTGGCGGGCGCGGGGCCCTTCAAAGTCGAGGTGGACCTGATGCAGCCCCTCAACCCCGAGGGAAAGCCGCGCGTCCATGAGCCCGCGCTCAACCACGTGGGGCTGTGGGTGGATGACCTTCGCGCCGCGGTGTCCTGGCTGGAGGGCCAGGGCCTGCGCTTCGCCCCGGGAGGCATCCGGAAGGGCGCCGCGGGCTTCGACGTCTGCTTCATCCACCCGAAGGGCAACGAGCAGTTCCCGCGCGGAGGAGAAGGCGTCCTGATCGAACTGGTGCAGGCGCCCCCGGAGGTCGTCTCCGCCTTCACGCGCTTCGCGGCGGGCAGCCCCTGA
- a CDS encoding SDR family oxidoreductase produces the protein MAEGVFQEGLLQGKVAFITGGSSGINLGIAARFVKAGAKVAINGRNVEKLEGAVKALQAHGTAMGVAADVRDYAALEKVFQTVREAYGEIDILVCGAAGNFPAPALGISSNGFKAVMDIDVLGTFNACRASFEHLRKPGASVINISAPQAYLPTAMQAHVCAAKAGVEMLTRVLAIEWGGAGVRINSIVPGPIDDTEGMRRLAPSEASRQKISEALPLRRMGTQADIAQLALFLVSDAASYITGSMMVCDGGWSLLGSGLIMQAVGS, from the coding sequence ATGGCGGAGGGGGTATTCCAGGAAGGGCTGCTCCAGGGCAAGGTGGCCTTCATCACCGGAGGCAGCAGTGGCATCAACCTTGGCATCGCCGCGCGCTTCGTGAAGGCGGGTGCCAAGGTGGCCATCAATGGCCGCAATGTGGAGAAGCTCGAGGGCGCGGTGAAGGCGCTCCAGGCCCATGGAACGGCCATGGGGGTTGCCGCGGATGTGCGGGATTACGCCGCCTTGGAAAAGGTCTTCCAGACGGTGCGAGAGGCCTACGGGGAAATCGACATCCTCGTGTGCGGCGCGGCAGGCAATTTCCCGGCCCCGGCGCTTGGCATCTCCTCCAATGGATTCAAGGCGGTGATGGACATCGACGTGCTGGGCACCTTCAACGCCTGCCGCGCTTCCTTCGAACACCTGCGCAAGCCAGGGGCCTCGGTCATCAACATCTCCGCGCCGCAGGCGTACCTTCCCACGGCCATGCAGGCACACGTCTGTGCCGCCAAGGCCGGGGTGGAGATGCTCACCCGGGTGCTGGCCATCGAGTGGGGTGGGGCGGGCGTGCGCATCAACTCCATCGTCCCGGGTCCCATCGATGACACCGAGGGCATGCGTCGGCTGGCCCCCTCCGAGGCCTCGCGCCAGAAGATCTCCGAGGCACTGCCCCTGCGGCGGATGGGAACCCAGGCCGACATTGCCCAGTTGGCCCTGTTCCTCGTCTCGGATGCAGCTTCCTACATCACGGGCTCGATGATGGTGTGCGACGGGGGATGGTCCCTGCTGGGCTCCGGCCTCATCATGCAAGCTGTAGGAAGCTGA
- a CDS encoding Spy/CpxP family protein refolding chaperone — protein sequence MKKIAIAASAILAVVLLSGFRGGGWGRDPERIKQIITWKLDDKLDDIDVSDSQKQSIHALKDRLFEDGQQLAGEHKAARLEVLTQLESDRPDAQKLHALVDARIDAVRAFAHKVTDTALEVHRLLTPKQRQELSSEFRERAGIP from the coding sequence ATGAAGAAGATCGCCATTGCGGCCTCCGCCATCCTCGCCGTCGTGCTGCTCAGCGGCTTCCGGGGAGGAGGCTGGGGCCGGGATCCCGAGCGCATCAAGCAGATCATCACCTGGAAGCTCGACGACAAGCTCGATGACATCGACGTCTCGGACTCCCAGAAGCAGTCCATCCATGCCCTGAAGGACCGGCTGTTCGAAGACGGCCAACAGTTGGCCGGAGAGCACAAGGCAGCCCGCCTGGAGGTGCTCACCCAACTCGAGTCGGACAGGCCGGATGCCCAGAAGCTCCACGCCCTGGTGGATGCCCGCATCGACGCGGTCCGCGCCTTTGCTCACAAGGTGACAGACACGGCCCTGGAGGTGCACCGCCTGCTCACGCCGAAGCAGCGCCAGGAACTGTCCAGCGAGTTCCGCGAGCGTGCTGGCATCCCCTAA